In Natronococcus occultus SP4, the following proteins share a genomic window:
- a CDS encoding ABC transporter substrate-binding protein gives MQNTRRGVLALGGGLVLSGCAGRLGGSEDGGTSSNDGVDVESVSLLLNWNLGGLHAPYVAAREEGFYADEGFADIEIESGDGSDFAANQAGLGNTEFAVSSGDQILTVNSNELSPRAVGIVMQRNPNVVFADREEFGELTDPEQLEDVTVGSGPGMVRTMTEAYLDHHGLLDTVEYVDAGFDTVQQLLAGEIDVAGGVFSDVVDARHQGREIDVLETDEAVASYGHLIATDESFAEDHPETVEAFLRATARGAVWAARNPDAAIDHLVDVQPELAETRENQYDKWEQMYTEYMLSETVEREGWGASAPDPWRETHEVLADGDVLENEVDPDAVWTNDYLDAEDEYVSAFADRIDG, from the coding sequence ATGCAAAATACGCGACGCGGCGTCCTCGCGCTCGGCGGCGGGCTCGTCCTCTCAGGGTGTGCCGGCCGGCTCGGCGGGAGCGAGGACGGGGGGACGTCCTCGAACGACGGGGTCGACGTGGAGTCGGTCTCGCTGTTGTTGAACTGGAACCTGGGCGGTCTCCACGCGCCCTACGTCGCCGCCCGGGAGGAAGGGTTCTACGCGGACGAGGGGTTCGCCGACATCGAGATCGAGAGCGGGGACGGTTCGGACTTCGCGGCGAACCAGGCCGGGCTCGGCAACACGGAGTTCGCCGTCTCCAGCGGCGACCAGATCCTGACGGTCAACAGCAACGAGCTGTCGCCCCGCGCGGTCGGGATCGTCATGCAGCGGAACCCGAACGTCGTCTTCGCCGACCGCGAGGAGTTCGGGGAGCTCACCGATCCGGAACAGCTCGAGGACGTGACGGTCGGGAGCGGTCCGGGAATGGTTCGAACGATGACAGAGGCGTATCTCGATCACCACGGGCTCCTCGACACCGTCGAGTACGTCGATGCCGGCTTCGACACCGTCCAGCAGCTGCTGGCCGGCGAAATCGACGTCGCCGGCGGCGTCTTCAGCGACGTCGTCGACGCGCGCCACCAGGGCAGGGAGATCGACGTCCTCGAGACCGACGAGGCCGTCGCCTCCTACGGCCACCTGATCGCGACCGACGAGTCGTTCGCCGAGGACCACCCCGAGACCGTCGAGGCGTTCCTCCGGGCGACCGCCAGAGGAGCCGTCTGGGCGGCTCGAAACCCCGACGCGGCGATCGATCACCTCGTCGACGTCCAGCCCGAACTCGCTGAGACCCGGGAGAACCAGTACGACAAGTGGGAACAGATGTACACCGAGTACATGCTCTCGGAGACGGTCGAGCGCGAGGGATGGGGAGCGAGCGCACCCGACCCCTGGCGGGAAACCCACGAGGTGCTGGCCGACGGCGACGTCCTCGAGAACGAGGTCGATCCGGACGCCGTCTGGACCAACGACTACCTCGACGCCGAGGACGAATACGTCTCGGCATTCGCCGATCGAATCGATGGCTAA
- a CDS encoding ABC transporter permease: MIDGRTERRDARRLEDVPERRGGLAAGRRLARKAGARLLPPAVVLAALLAAWHVVVVHYDVPAVVLPSPIEVGATLAETYPTLLSDAAVTAATAGIGLFAGTVVGAGLAFAMLGSRRAASTLLPYVVALRIAPVIAIAPLLFLWFGRGIPARSLVVTTLTVFPITIATLDGLRGTPESYLDLARTVDASPTAAFVRVRVPAAAPSVFAGLKIAATLSVIGAIVAEFVTLNAGLGYRVFETAAYLRTAETYAALVVLSTLGIAFYLVPVGLERALWH; this comes from the coding sequence ATGATCGACGGACGAACCGAGCGACGCGACGCTCGTCGGCTCGAGGACGTCCCGGAGCGCCGAGGTGGACTCGCAGCCGGACGGCGACTCGCCCGGAAAGCGGGTGCGCGGCTCCTCCCACCGGCGGTCGTCCTCGCGGCGCTGCTCGCCGCGTGGCACGTGGTCGTCGTCCACTACGACGTGCCTGCAGTCGTGCTCCCGTCTCCAATCGAGGTCGGAGCGACGCTCGCCGAGACGTATCCGACGCTGCTTTCCGACGCCGCCGTCACGGCGGCGACCGCCGGGATCGGGCTGTTCGCGGGTACCGTCGTCGGCGCCGGACTCGCCTTCGCGATGCTCGGCTCGCGGCGGGCCGCGAGTACGCTCCTGCCGTACGTCGTCGCGCTCCGGATCGCGCCGGTGATCGCGATCGCGCCGCTGCTGTTTCTCTGGTTCGGCCGCGGGATCCCCGCCCGCTCGCTGGTTGTCACGACGCTGACGGTGTTCCCGATCACGATCGCGACCCTCGACGGCCTCCGTGGCACTCCCGAGTCGTACCTCGATCTGGCCCGGACCGTCGACGCCTCCCCGACCGCGGCGTTCGTCCGCGTTCGGGTTCCCGCAGCCGCACCGAGCGTTTTCGCTGGGCTCAAGATCGCCGCGACGCTTTCGGTCATCGGCGCGATCGTCGCCGAGTTCGTTACGCTCAACGCCGGACTGGGCTACCGGGTGTTCGAGACGGCGGCCTATCTCCGGACGGCCGAGACGTACGCCGCCCTCGTCGTCCTCTCGACGCTCGGTATCGCCTTCTACCTCGTCCCGGTCGGCCTCGAGCGCGCGCTCTGGCACTGA
- a CDS encoding ABC transporter permease → MSERTLRLAGGDVAYPAAALCVGVALWWGLAVLAEIPSFLLPTPDAVLARLAGNPELYLVNALHTLEKVVYGGAIGIAAGIVLAVFVASVPWFRRAVYPYLVTVRVLPKLAIAPLLLIYLGTGTATAIVFVALITFFPLVLNTAAGLDRTPSTHHDLLRSVRAGPIARLVYVDVPYAIPDVFAGLKQSVTLAVVGAVVAEWVVADSGLGFLILMGSENVRPDVMLAALAVLLVVGLALYGLVVLVQRRVHARLGLEDVA, encoded by the coding sequence ATGAGTGAACGCACCCTCCGGCTCGCGGGCGGAGACGTCGCCTACCCGGCGGCCGCGCTCTGTGTCGGCGTCGCGCTCTGGTGGGGGCTCGCCGTCCTCGCCGAGATCCCGTCGTTTCTCCTCCCGACGCCGGACGCCGTCCTCGCCCGGCTGGCGGGGAACCCGGAGCTGTATCTGGTCAACGCCCTCCACACTCTCGAGAAGGTCGTCTACGGCGGCGCGATCGGGATCGCCGCGGGGATCGTCCTCGCGGTCTTCGTCGCCTCCGTCCCCTGGTTCCGGCGAGCCGTCTACCCCTACCTCGTGACCGTCCGGGTCCTGCCGAAGCTCGCGATCGCGCCGCTGTTGCTCATCTACCTGGGGACCGGAACGGCGACAGCGATCGTCTTCGTCGCGCTCATCACGTTCTTCCCGCTCGTGTTGAACACCGCCGCCGGGCTCGATCGCACGCCGTCGACCCACCACGACCTGCTGCGGTCGGTTCGAGCCGGCCCGATAGCGCGGCTGGTGTACGTCGACGTCCCCTACGCGATTCCCGACGTCTTCGCCGGGCTGAAACAGTCGGTCACGCTCGCGGTCGTCGGCGCCGTCGTCGCGGAGTGGGTCGTCGCCGACAGCGGTCTGGGGTTTCTAATCTTAATGGGATCCGAGAACGTTCGGCCCGACGTCATGCTCGCGGCACTCGCCGTTCTGCTGGTCGTCGGGCTGGCGCTGTACGGGCTGGTCGTCCTCGTCCAGCGGCGTGTCCACGCCCGCCTCGGGCTCGAGGACGTCGCCTGA
- a CDS encoding ABC transporter ATP-binding protein, translating into MIDVESLSVTFDDFTAVADVDLRIEDGEFVTVVGPSGCGKTTLLRAIGGLQEPTEGAVAIDNRPPSAAQAAGDVGFVFQQHTLLPWKSALENVVFLRTMADEPPDREGARALLETMGLEGFEDARPDALSGGMKQRVAIARALHLGADVLLMDEPFGELDEITRDELGVEIRSLWRRERKTVVFVTHSVPEAVFLGDRCVVMRDRPGRIEATFDIDLPSPRDTESLGSRAFQEQVAAVRRTLHESYE; encoded by the coding sequence ATGATCGACGTCGAGAGCCTCTCGGTGACGTTCGACGACTTCACCGCGGTCGCGGACGTCGACCTCCGGATCGAGGACGGCGAGTTCGTCACCGTCGTCGGCCCCTCGGGCTGTGGGAAGACGACGCTGTTGCGTGCGATCGGCGGGCTCCAGGAGCCGACCGAGGGCGCGGTCGCCATCGACAACCGCCCGCCGTCGGCGGCACAGGCTGCGGGGGACGTCGGGTTCGTCTTCCAGCAACACACCCTGTTGCCCTGGAAGAGCGCGCTCGAAAACGTCGTCTTCCTCCGGACGATGGCCGACGAACCGCCCGACCGCGAGGGCGCTCGCGCCCTGCTGGAGACGATGGGGCTCGAGGGGTTCGAGGACGCCCGCCCCGACGCGCTCTCGGGCGGGATGAAACAGCGCGTGGCCATCGCCCGGGCGCTGCACCTCGGCGCCGACGTGCTGTTGATGGACGAGCCGTTCGGGGAGCTCGACGAGATCACCCGCGACGAGCTCGGCGTCGAGATCCGGTCGCTCTGGCGCCGCGAGCGAAAGACGGTCGTCTTCGTCACCCACAGCGTTCCCGAGGCGGTGTTTCTCGGGGATCGGTGTGTCGTAATGCGCGACCGGCCGGGGCGGATCGAGGCGACGTTCGACATCGACCTGCCGAGTCCGCGGGACACGGAGTCGCTTGGCTCGCGGGCGTTCCAGGAACAGGTCGCAGCCGTCCGGCGCACCCTCCACGAGAGCTATGAGTGA
- a CDS encoding ABC transporter substrate-binding protein has product MRSRTFWVLDDEDEAVVDDLAVGLGRTPARVLAYLLLRAEREDDPARTIQLQVGTELSRSPISDAVARLEDDELVERSTVDTDATGRPPSAWTPATDLDTSRRRVYDCHAETLLERAEAIFGRCSDTDSATGDERSGSELAVALNWHPNGLHVPFYAAVETGWYDEYGIEVELDHRAGSRRAVDAVDAGDADVGVAGAATVLRARAAGVPVVPIAVLYQRAMAVLYSTREAFGTELRSVDQLRGRRIGMPARSETGVLGRLFVSQAALGDDLEITATAGEERAALLSGEADVVTGSITDPRQLERQGETVDTLFPTDHFPIYGPTIVARESALRERRSALASFLAGTVGGWIEATDDADRAAERIADRGDDEPDRVRETFERAVEEFGHSDDSRERGWGWQREQTWNRLRTALEQGELLATDP; this is encoded by the coding sequence ATGCGCTCGCGAACGTTCTGGGTGCTCGACGACGAGGACGAAGCAGTCGTCGACGACCTCGCCGTCGGGCTGGGGCGGACGCCCGCGCGAGTCCTCGCGTACCTGCTGTTGCGGGCCGAGCGTGAGGACGATCCCGCGAGAACGATCCAGCTGCAGGTCGGAACCGAGCTGAGTCGATCGCCGATCAGCGACGCGGTCGCCCGGCTCGAAGACGACGAGCTGGTCGAACGCTCCACCGTCGACACCGACGCGACGGGACGGCCTCCGTCGGCGTGGACGCCGGCGACGGACCTCGACACGAGTCGTCGTCGCGTCTACGACTGCCACGCGGAGACGTTGCTCGAGCGAGCGGAGGCGATCTTCGGGCGCTGCTCGGATACCGACTCCGCGACGGGAGACGAACGATCCGGGTCGGAGCTCGCGGTCGCGTTGAACTGGCACCCGAACGGGCTCCACGTTCCCTTCTACGCGGCCGTCGAGACGGGCTGGTACGACGAGTACGGGATCGAGGTCGAGCTCGACCACCGCGCGGGGTCCCGACGCGCCGTCGACGCGGTCGACGCCGGGGACGCCGACGTCGGGGTCGCCGGGGCCGCGACCGTGCTCCGGGCCAGGGCGGCGGGGGTTCCCGTCGTTCCGATCGCAGTCCTCTACCAGCGCGCGATGGCGGTGTTGTACTCCACCCGCGAGGCCTTCGGGACGGAGCTTCGCAGCGTCGACCAGCTCCGGGGGCGACGGATCGGGATGCCCGCCCGTTCCGAAACGGGCGTCCTCGGTCGCCTGTTCGTCTCCCAGGCCGCCCTCGGGGATGACCTGGAGATCACGGCGACGGCCGGTGAGGAGCGGGCGGCGCTTTTGTCCGGCGAGGCCGACGTCGTCACCGGGTCGATCACCGATCCGCGACAGCTCGAGCGACAGGGTGAGACCGTCGATACGCTGTTTCCCACCGACCATTTCCCGATCTACGGCCCGACGATCGTCGCCCGGGAGTCGGCGTTACGGGAGCGACGGTCGGCGCTCGCGTCGTTTCTGGCGGGCACCGTCGGCGGATGGATCGAGGCGACTGACGACGCCGATCGAGCCGCGGAACGGATCGCCGACCGAGGGGACGACGAGCCCGATCGCGTCCGGGAGACGTTCGAACGAGCGGTCGAGGAGTTCGGCCATAGCGACGATAGCCGCGAACGGGGCTGGGGCTGGCAGCGCGAGCAAACCTGGAACCGGCTGCGGACGGCGCTCGAACAGGGTGAGTTGCTCGCGACCGACCCATGA
- a CDS encoding zinc ribbon domain-containing protein, with protein sequence MDPYADDLRLPRATIEPTERATVRCRDCQANFRRRDAEIPKKGTLRCPNCQSAAIGDVD encoded by the coding sequence ATGGATCCCTACGCGGACGATCTGCGACTCCCGAGAGCCACTATCGAACCGACGGAGCGGGCGACCGTGCGCTGTCGCGACTGCCAGGCGAACTTCCGGCGGCGCGACGCCGAGATTCCGAAGAAGGGGACGCTTCGCTGTCCGAACTGCCAGTCGGCGGCGATCGGCGACGTCGACTGA
- a CDS encoding zinc-dependent metalloprotease family protein, translating to MKRRTFLARAGTVAGGAIALDQGVRRVRAPRTITVAVYQTDELTDRFAETGQRRETGQRLAEDAVREILEPHFAHSFELHAEVVTVPQQVSSLPPTLSTFGDELPAAQRSLLDWIDHDRSRSDVDSHVLLAHHPELGSGNGVASPAVLPTCCEPIDRYGIVWMAAERSARSEAGVAETVAHEIGHTIGLQHFHGTNVGDAISVMLTSSYAERVGRNRFGERVRPAGRRVSELNDDITDHHLRV from the coding sequence ATGAAGCGGCGTACGTTTCTCGCGCGGGCCGGAACCGTCGCCGGCGGAGCGATCGCACTCGACCAGGGGGTGCGTCGCGTTCGGGCGCCGAGGACGATCACCGTCGCCGTCTACCAGACCGACGAGCTCACTGACCGGTTCGCCGAGACCGGACAGCGTCGAGAGACCGGCCAGCGACTCGCCGAGGACGCGGTCAGAGAGATCCTCGAACCCCACTTCGCACACTCGTTCGAGCTGCACGCGGAGGTGGTGACCGTCCCACAGCAGGTGTCGTCGCTCCCGCCGACGCTGTCGACGTTCGGCGACGAGCTGCCGGCGGCACAGCGATCGCTGCTCGACTGGATCGACCACGATCGGTCGCGGTCCGACGTCGACAGTCACGTCCTCCTCGCACACCATCCCGAACTCGGCTCGGGAAACGGGGTCGCGTCCCCAGCCGTTCTCCCGACCTGTTGCGAGCCGATCGATCGGTACGGGATCGTCTGGATGGCCGCCGAGCGATCCGCCCGCTCGGAGGCGGGCGTCGCGGAGACGGTCGCCCACGAGATCGGCCACACGATCGGGCTCCAGCACTTCCACGGGACGAACGTCGGGGACGCGATCTCGGTGATGCTGACGAGTTCCTACGCGGAACGCGTCGGCCGAAACCGCTTCGGAGAGCGCGTTCGCCCGGCGGGACGTCGGGTCTCGGAGCTCAACGACGACATTACCGATCACCACCTTCGGGTGTGA
- a CDS encoding helix-turn-helix transcriptional regulator — MSRSIPVGVGILVIVVVLAGISLPVAMAGAVGGSQQAPAGNEHASTAHAVEEYDSQDFDSTTFEITVHENGSATWTFRHEQRLEDDDDETNFEAFAEEFEAEETGLYERFTEQAEALTDTRAEATDREMEATAFNRSATTEYRPGAIGVIEMSFVWEGFAEHQEDRLVVGDVFQNLYLSDDQSLVIEPGGDLVFTAAEPAGEYAGTTMENASSMTWSGEREFVDGYPSAVLRDADDVGSGDTAGTTGWSTGNALFSWPVLVGATVVVLGAAIALVWYREQDGTSSAETAPTEASEPIGPQPASEDADSTDSEAETDAPSEALTEDELLTDEDRVIRLIRENGGRMKQVNIVEETGWSKSKVSMLLSEMEREGSISKLRVGRENIISLEGYEPEAAKSPFDE; from the coding sequence ATGAGTCGGTCGATCCCCGTCGGGGTCGGGATCCTCGTCATTGTTGTCGTGCTCGCCGGGATCAGTCTCCCCGTAGCGATGGCTGGCGCGGTCGGCGGGAGCCAGCAGGCGCCCGCGGGCAACGAACACGCGTCGACGGCCCACGCCGTCGAGGAGTACGATTCACAGGACTTCGACAGCACCACCTTCGAGATCACCGTCCACGAGAACGGGAGCGCGACCTGGACGTTCCGCCACGAGCAGCGGCTCGAGGACGACGATGACGAGACGAACTTCGAGGCTTTCGCCGAGGAGTTCGAGGCCGAGGAGACCGGGCTCTACGAGCGGTTTACCGAGCAGGCCGAGGCGCTGACCGACACCAGAGCCGAGGCGACCGACCGGGAGATGGAGGCGACCGCGTTCAACCGCTCGGCGACGACCGAGTACCGCCCCGGTGCGATCGGCGTCATCGAGATGTCGTTCGTCTGGGAGGGGTTCGCTGAACACCAGGAGGACCGACTCGTCGTCGGTGACGTCTTCCAGAATCTCTATCTGAGCGACGATCAGTCGCTCGTGATCGAGCCCGGCGGCGATCTCGTGTTCACCGCCGCCGAACCCGCAGGTGAGTACGCGGGGACGACGATGGAAAACGCCAGTTCGATGACCTGGAGCGGTGAACGGGAGTTCGTCGACGGCTACCCGAGCGCCGTGCTCCGGGACGCCGACGACGTCGGAAGCGGCGATACCGCGGGAACGACCGGCTGGTCGACCGGAAACGCGCTGTTCTCCTGGCCCGTGTTGGTCGGCGCGACCGTGGTCGTCCTCGGCGCAGCGATCGCCCTCGTCTGGTACCGAGAGCAGGATGGGACGTCCTCGGCGGAGACGGCGCCGACGGAGGCGAGCGAACCGATCGGCCCGCAGCCGGCGTCCGAGGACGCGGATTCGACCGACTCGGAGGCGGAAACGGACGCGCCCTCCGAAGCGCTCACCGAGGACGAACTCCTGACCGACGAGGACCGGGTGATTCGACTCATTCGGGAGAACGGCGGCCGGATGAAACAGGTCAATATCGTCGAGGAGACCGGCTGGTCGAAATCGAAGGTGAGCATGCTCCTCTCGGAGATGGAACGGGAGGGCAGCATCAGCAAGCTCCGCGTCGGTCGTGAGAACATCATCAGCCTCGAGGGGTATGAACCCGAGGCGGCGAAGTCGCCGTTCGACGAGTAA
- a CDS encoding MBL fold metallo-hydrolase codes for MVTNLAQGVQAFTSNVYLVPGERTVLIDPGANFDVVDRLESRVDDLDAVVLTHTHPDHVGNLEDVTSAFDVEVWGYDPSIDGVDHGIADGETVQLGDHEYVAVHTPGHKDDHLCFYSADAGILFAGDLVFQNGSFGRTDLEEGDRETLIESIDRVLERISPELAELHTGHGPSVTTNPYDHVELSSQMARQA; via the coding sequence ATGGTCACGAATCTCGCCCAGGGCGTCCAGGCGTTTACGAGCAACGTCTACCTCGTTCCCGGCGAGCGGACGGTACTGATCGATCCCGGCGCGAACTTCGACGTCGTCGACCGCCTCGAGTCGCGGGTCGACGACCTCGACGCGGTCGTGCTCACCCACACCCACCCCGACCACGTCGGCAACCTCGAGGACGTCACGTCGGCGTTCGACGTCGAGGTCTGGGGGTACGATCCGTCGATCGACGGCGTCGACCACGGGATCGCCGACGGTGAGACGGTGCAGCTTGGCGACCACGAGTACGTCGCCGTCCACACGCCGGGCCACAAGGACGACCACCTCTGTTTCTACTCGGCCGACGCGGGGATCCTCTTTGCGGGCGATCTCGTCTTCCAGAACGGTAGCTTCGGCCGTACCGACCTCGAGGAGGGTGACCGGGAGACGCTGATCGAGAGCATCGATCGCGTCCTCGAACGGATCTCCCCGGAGCTCGCGGAACTACATACGGGCCACGGGCCGAGCGTGACGACGAACCCCTACGATCACGTCGAGCTCTCCTCGCAGATGGCCCGTCAGGCCTAG
- a CDS encoding P-loop ATPase/GTPase — translation MILLVVGSDRVDAGKTTFSTGLLERTGAVGAKPRAGNDYWFDHDDCRRALADGRLYGKDATRLATAEARGRAPERLNPVHRLWRPSPGGGTGLLGQSNREFVVDRINDPEAPGEPTYVRNATVDVPDRVATALPLEDAVPVDSVAELNDVTAERYVPAFEALATDLEATDVAVVESYGDIARPLPAIDPASIAAVAAVEPGRARIYPGDRYCRACEVASSSPKDGSLEKRVGSVLDYLDPLERVRLPPLESEEREDSKRVAAAYADAYDALLEAAGRV, via the coding sequence ATGATACTCCTCGTGGTCGGGTCGGATCGCGTCGACGCCGGCAAGACGACGTTCTCGACGGGTCTGCTCGAGCGAACCGGCGCGGTCGGCGCCAAACCCCGGGCCGGCAACGACTACTGGTTCGACCACGACGACTGTCGACGCGCGCTCGCCGACGGTCGACTGTACGGCAAGGACGCGACGCGGCTCGCGACCGCGGAGGCCCGCGGCCGCGCGCCGGAACGGCTCAACCCCGTCCACCGCCTGTGGCGGCCCAGTCCCGGTGGCGGAACGGGACTGCTCGGCCAGAGCAACCGGGAGTTCGTCGTCGATAGGATCAACGACCCGGAGGCGCCCGGCGAGCCGACGTACGTTCGCAACGCCACCGTCGACGTCCCCGATCGGGTCGCCACGGCGCTGCCCCTCGAGGACGCCGTCCCCGTCGACTCCGTCGCAGAACTCAACGACGTCACGGCCGAGCGGTACGTGCCGGCGTTCGAGGCACTGGCGACAGATCTCGAGGCGACCGACGTCGCGGTCGTCGAATCCTACGGCGACATCGCCCGACCGCTACCCGCCATCGACCCCGCGTCGATCGCCGCAGTCGCGGCCGTCGAGCCGGGTCGGGCCCGAATCTATCCCGGCGATCGGTACTGCCGGGCCTGCGAGGTCGCCAGTTCGAGCCCGAAAGACGGAAGCCTCGAGAAACGGGTGGGGAGCGTCCTCGACTACCTCGATCCCCTCGAGCGGGTTCGGCTACCGCCGCTTGAAAGCGAGGAACGCGAGGACTCGAAACGGGTCGCCGCGGCCTACGCCGACGCCTACGACGCCTTGCTCGAGGCCGCTGGCCGCGTCTAG
- a CDS encoding DUF5827 family protein, with protein sequence MPVPKDEFDQLPPCDFYTPAELLEDDQMYTVYEIARLLQGLEPDADIDRQTEDILLDWAIPWVMVNADELVVAEPRDEEEPGFYGLKDE encoded by the coding sequence ATGCCAGTCCCGAAAGACGAGTTCGATCAGCTCCCGCCCTGTGACTTCTACACGCCCGCGGAGCTGCTCGAGGACGATCAGATGTACACCGTCTACGAGATCGCGCGCCTGCTCCAGGGGCTCGAGCCCGACGCGGACATCGACCGCCAGACCGAGGATATCCTGCTCGACTGGGCGATCCCGTGGGTGATGGTAAACGCCGACGAGCTCGTGGTCGCGGAGCCGCGAGACGAAGAGGAGCCCGGGTTCTACGGACTGAAAGACGAATGA
- the sod gene encoding superoxide dismutase — MTDHELPELPYDYDALEPAISEQVVTWHHDTHHQGYVDGLNSAEKTLEENRESGDFSSSGAAMENVTHNGSGHYLHTLFWENMSPDGGGEPEGDLADRIEEDFGSYEAWKGEFEAAASGAGGWALLVYDPVAKQLRNLKVDRHDLHALWGAHPILACDVWEHSYYYDYGPDRGEFIDGFFDVVNWDKAAEEYEKCLDHFE; from the coding sequence ATGACTGATCACGAACTTCCGGAACTTCCGTACGACTACGACGCACTCGAGCCGGCGATCTCCGAACAGGTCGTCACCTGGCATCACGACACGCACCACCAGGGGTACGTCGACGGCCTGAACAGCGCCGAGAAGACCCTCGAGGAGAACCGCGAGAGCGGCGACTTCAGCTCGTCCGGCGCTGCGATGGAAAACGTCACCCACAACGGCAGTGGCCACTATCTCCACACGCTGTTCTGGGAGAACATGTCCCCCGACGGCGGCGGCGAACCCGAGGGCGACCTCGCCGACCGCATCGAGGAGGACTTCGGCTCCTACGAGGCCTGGAAGGGCGAATTCGAGGCCGCCGCGAGCGGCGCCGGTGGCTGGGCACTGCTCGTCTACGATCCCGTCGCCAAGCAGCTGCGCAACCTGAAGGTCGACCGTCACGACCTTCACGCGCTGTGGGGTGCCCACCCCATCCTCGCCTGTGACGTCTGGGAGCACTCGTACTACTACGACTACGGCCCGGACCGCGGCGAGTTCATCGACGGCTTCTTCGACGTCGTCAACTGGGACAAGGCCGCAGAAGAGTACGAGAAGTGCCTCGACCACTTCGAGTAA
- a CDS encoding DUF7344 domain-containing protein: MRKRGQGSKPVSTATPPSLDLIFDLLSSRRRRYALYYLSERTDGVAGVDELADGIVRLENETGHGETDAAQHRRAVRAELQHSHLPKLADTSLLEHDPRSDTVRYWSQPSLEEWLEHAKHKEL; encoded by the coding sequence ATGCGTAAGCGAGGACAGGGATCGAAGCCGGTCTCGACGGCGACGCCGCCGTCGCTCGATCTGATCTTCGACTTGCTCTCGAGCCGACGGCGGCGGTACGCGCTGTACTATCTCTCCGAACGGACCGATGGCGTCGCCGGCGTCGACGAACTGGCCGACGGGATCGTTCGGCTCGAGAACGAGACGGGCCACGGCGAGACCGACGCCGCCCAACACCGGCGAGCCGTCCGGGCCGAGCTTCAACACTCGCATCTCCCAAAGCTCGCCGACACCAGTCTCCTCGAACACGATCCGCGCAGCGACACCGTCCGCTACTGGAGCCAGCCCTCACTCGAGGAGTGGCTCGAGCATGCGAAACACAAGGAGCTGTAG
- the ndk gene encoding nucleoside-diphosphate kinase produces the protein MSEAERTFVMIKPDAFARGLVGEVVSRLEDRGLKLVGIKIENMPRERAEEHYGEHEDKPFYDDLVEFITSGPVVPMVWEGQDATRQVRQMIGETDPLEAEPGTIRGDYALDLGRNVVHAADHEDEGANEREISLHFDEDELIDYDQHDAAWLYE, from the coding sequence ATGAGTGAGGCCGAGCGGACCTTCGTGATGATCAAGCCCGACGCCTTCGCGCGCGGCCTGGTCGGCGAGGTCGTCTCACGACTCGAGGACCGCGGGCTGAAGCTCGTCGGCATCAAGATCGAGAACATGCCCCGCGAGCGAGCCGAGGAACACTACGGCGAGCACGAGGACAAGCCGTTCTACGACGATCTCGTCGAGTTCATCACCTCGGGTCCGGTCGTCCCGATGGTCTGGGAGGGCCAGGACGCGACGCGTCAGGTCCGCCAGATGATCGGCGAGACCGACCCGCTCGAGGCCGAGCCCGGAACGATCCGGGGCGACTACGCGCTCGACCTCGGTCGGAACGTCGTCCACGCCGCCGACCACGAGGACGAGGGAGCCAACGAACGCGAGATCTCGCTGCACTTCGATGAGGACGAACTGATCGACTACGATCAGCACGACGCCGCCTGGCTCTACGAGTAA
- a CDS encoding 50S ribosomal protein L24e, whose product MVEKRTCDYTGEEIEPGTGIMYVQNDGTVLHFVDSKAEKNYKLGREPRDLEWTEAGRAGKGPAEAETAASEDADQDEVAEAAEDEDLEAETEAAEDETEDEPAGDETEDLEESEA is encoded by the coding sequence ATGGTCGAGAAACGAACCTGTGACTACACGGGCGAAGAGATCGAGCCCGGGACGGGAATCATGTACGTCCAGAACGACGGCACCGTGCTTCACTTCGTCGACTCGAAGGCGGAGAAAAACTACAAGCTCGGTCGCGAACCTCGCGATCTCGAGTGGACCGAGGCCGGCCGCGCCGGCAAGGGGCCGGCCGAGGCCGAGACTGCCGCCAGCGAGGACGCCGATCAGGACGAGGTCGCCGAAGCCGCCGAGGACGAGGACCTCGAGGCCGAGACCGAAGCCGCCGAGGACGAGACCGAAGACGAACCCGCGGGCGACGAGACCGAGGATCTCGAGGAGAGTGAGGCTTGA